A single region of the Halobacterium wangiae genome encodes:
- a CDS encoding TrmB family transcriptional regulator produces MTAEERKAETVSLLQDLGLKEYEARIFLALTQLSTGTAKEISEISEVPRTRVYDAVRVLESKGLVEVQHSNPQQFRAVSVEEATAILRQQYDTRIDTLQSHLEALDHQPEVDDGDRIQEVWALSGHDGIEARTHNLLADAESEIVLLVVEEELLTEALYERLHDAVDRGVDVIIGGETDAIIAKLDTEMPSVKVFETELDWLLGPAIDDEIAISRLLLVDRTTLLVSSFYPDDDHDGSHEQAVFANGLENGIVVLLRRIISSGLLPVADPVR; encoded by the coding sequence ATGACAGCTGAGGAACGTAAAGCCGAGACGGTGAGTCTGTTGCAGGACCTCGGGCTGAAGGAGTACGAGGCGCGGATTTTCCTGGCACTGACCCAACTCTCGACGGGGACCGCCAAGGAAATCAGCGAGATCTCGGAGGTTCCCCGGACCCGTGTGTACGACGCCGTCCGAGTGCTGGAGTCGAAGGGGCTGGTCGAAGTGCAGCACTCGAACCCCCAGCAGTTCCGCGCGGTCAGCGTCGAGGAGGCAACCGCGATCCTGCGTCAGCAGTACGATACGCGGATCGACACCCTCCAGTCACACCTCGAAGCACTCGATCACCAACCCGAGGTCGACGATGGCGACCGAATACAGGAGGTATGGGCGCTGTCCGGCCACGATGGCATCGAGGCCCGGACACACAATCTGCTGGCGGACGCCGAATCGGAGATCGTCCTGCTGGTCGTCGAGGAGGAACTTCTGACGGAGGCGTTGTACGAGCGCCTCCACGACGCGGTCGACCGCGGCGTCGACGTGATCATCGGTGGCGAAACGGACGCGATCATCGCCAAACTCGATACCGAGATGCCGTCCGTGAAGGTGTTCGAAACCGAACTGGACTGGCTCCTGGGGCCCGCGATCGACGACGAGATCGCCATCAGCCGCCTGCTATTGGTCGACCGCACTACGTTGTTGGTCAGTTCCTTCTACCCGGACGACGACCACGACGGATCACACGAGCAGGCGGTCTTCGCCAACGGCCTGGAGAACGGTATCGTCGTCCTCCTTCGCCGGATAATCTCCTCGGGTCTGCTCCCTGTGGCGGACCCGGTGAGGTAG
- a CDS encoding DUF7344 domain-containing protein: protein MAGSTKAVTNTFSALADPVRRSVLYYLAEQDDPVTFEPLAKQVAAWHTDSDPDAVDDATLAEMRTALYHVHLPIFAEAGYIVRDADTHTIRRGPNFDENAPLARLMADYEDELPAVWP, encoded by the coding sequence ATGGCTGGATCAACCAAGGCGGTAACCAACACCTTCAGCGCTTTGGCAGACCCCGTTCGTCGGTCTGTCCTGTACTACCTCGCCGAGCAGGATGATCCTGTCACCTTCGAGCCCCTCGCCAAGCAGGTTGCCGCCTGGCACACCGACAGCGACCCGGACGCCGTCGACGATGCTACCCTCGCAGAGATGCGCACGGCCCTGTATCACGTGCACCTGCCCATATTCGCCGAGGCAGGCTACATCGTGCGGGATGCGGACACCCACACGATCCGGCGGGGACCCAACTTCGACGAGAACGCGCCGTTGGCCCGGTTGATGGCCGACTACGAAGACGAACTGCCCGCGGTATGGCCGTAA
- a CDS encoding Lrp/AsnC family transcriptional regulator encodes MDDRPIDDVDRSILHQLQLNARQTDTEIAEKVDVTSTTVRNRLDTLEDEGVIRGYYPEVNYEQAGYPLHVMFVCTIDPNELESLTEQILDVQGVVTTRELLGGERNVHVEIVAGTVREIEEIRNELAGLGLTINSSEIISETQVQSWDHFYPRTGPDAAEDDDTDDGSVTDKG; translated from the coding sequence ATGGACGATAGGCCGATTGACGACGTGGACCGGAGCATCCTGCACCAACTCCAGCTCAACGCCCGACAGACCGATACGGAGATCGCCGAGAAGGTGGACGTGACCTCCACGACAGTCCGGAATCGCCTCGACACACTCGAAGACGAGGGCGTGATCCGGGGCTACTACCCCGAGGTCAACTACGAGCAAGCGGGCTACCCACTCCACGTCATGTTCGTCTGCACGATTGATCCGAACGAGCTGGAATCGCTGACCGAACAGATCCTCGACGTTCAGGGAGTGGTGACCACCCGGGAGTTGCTCGGGGGCGAACGGAACGTTCACGTCGAGATCGTCGCCGGCACGGTCAGGGAGATCGAAGAGATCCGCAACGAACTGGCGGGCTTGGGCCTGACCATCAACAGCTCCGAGATCATCTCCGAGACGCAGGTCCAGTCGTGGGACCACTTCTATCCACGGACGGGCCCCGACGCCGCGGAAGACGACGACACCGACGACGGGTCGGTCACTGATAAAGGATAG
- a CDS encoding MFS transporter translates to MSQQQDAVATVDADRSSPWNNRDFLRLLFGRFVTNAGDSLYTIAGTWLVYDLTGSSFYTGLAGALLLLPPALQFVSGPLVDRWPLIRTLVWTQLIQAVLILSIPVAAYFNRLTVEVVLLTIPLLSFLNQFVYPAQNAALPRIVDESQLTSANSAFSFANQGTNMVFDALGGVLIALIGAVSLFVLDSITFVIAVLSFVGVTVPERSETIDERPAIDVSGYLSDLRDGVQWLRGTVFTEMMLTTAVTNFGTGVMLAVLPGFAAARGGSILYGALLGAIGAGGLTGALVASRLIHIRYGSIRIFGLGIGFVMWLVAVYSPWTALTVVLFGLTGVPMGVTNVMGQTLIQTVTPEDLLGRVTSVDASVGTLTVPFGSLLGGVAGSTVGVVPTMAVAAFSFAFVSLYFSLRPRLRRLPAVDNIEEEAFVLRETAQSPANSAE, encoded by the coding sequence ATGAGCCAGCAACAGGACGCAGTGGCTACTGTCGACGCAGATAGATCGTCTCCCTGGAATAACCGGGATTTTCTCCGTCTGTTGTTCGGGCGGTTCGTCACGAACGCGGGTGACAGCCTCTACACGATTGCTGGCACATGGCTTGTATATGACCTCACGGGGTCGAGTTTCTATACAGGTCTTGCCGGAGCGTTGCTTCTCTTGCCACCAGCGCTTCAGTTCGTCTCTGGACCCCTTGTCGACCGATGGCCGCTTATCCGGACCCTCGTCTGGACACAGCTAATCCAGGCAGTGCTCATCCTGTCGATCCCTGTTGCGGCCTACTTCAATCGCCTCACTGTCGAGGTGGTTCTGCTGACGATTCCTCTCCTCTCGTTTCTGAATCAGTTCGTGTATCCCGCTCAGAACGCGGCACTCCCTCGAATCGTCGATGAGAGCCAGCTGACCAGTGCCAACTCCGCGTTCTCGTTCGCCAATCAGGGAACGAACATGGTGTTCGATGCACTCGGTGGTGTACTCATTGCTCTGATTGGAGCTGTCTCGCTGTTCGTTCTCGATTCTATTACGTTCGTTATCGCGGTTCTCTCGTTCGTCGGTGTTACTGTTCCCGAGCGGTCCGAGACGATCGATGAACGGCCTGCAATCGACGTCTCCGGGTATCTATCCGACCTCCGAGATGGCGTGCAGTGGCTTCGAGGGACGGTTTTCACCGAAATGATGCTCACCACAGCGGTCACCAACTTCGGCACTGGTGTGATGCTCGCTGTTCTCCCAGGGTTCGCAGCTGCTCGTGGTGGCTCGATACTCTATGGAGCCTTACTCGGGGCGATCGGGGCGGGGGGGCTCACCGGCGCGCTGGTTGCTTCCCGGTTGATCCACATCAGGTATGGCTCGATCCGAATCTTCGGACTCGGGATCGGATTTGTCATGTGGCTTGTCGCGGTCTACTCACCTTGGACAGCACTGACGGTCGTTCTGTTTGGTCTGACAGGAGTCCCGATGGGTGTCACGAACGTGATGGGTCAGACGCTTATACAGACGGTCACCCCTGAGGATCTTCTTGGCAGGGTCACGTCTGTTGACGCGAGCGTCGGAACTCTCACGGTGCCGTTCGGGTCGCTCCTCGGTGGTGTTGCAGGGAGTACCGTCGGGGTCGTACCGACGATGGCAGTCGCTGCGTTCAGCTTTGCGTTCGTCAGCCTCTACTTCAGCCTTCGACCTCGCTTACGCCGTCTGCCAGCAGTCGACAATATCGAAGAAGAGGCGTTCGTTCTCCGCGAGACGGCTCAATCGCCAGCGAATAGCGCCGAGTAG
- a CDS encoding ATP-binding response regulator — protein MDDQILVLHIDDDEQTSELTAEFLERISDSFNVRTETNPREVLGQLSAEPIDCVISDYQMPEMDGIKLLSAVREEYPNLPFILFTGKGSEEVASEAIDAGVTSYVQKGGTEVYDQLANSIQNAVSRRRSERRARIAQDRLLALYEQTDGFYILNSEWRIIYWNQTIANRTGLSADDALNETFWDVFPDATETETYDCFQNAMAAGDPTEFETYYEPLGYWAEVRAYPVEDGLFVHSRDITQNREREQEMERRNHILESFANTVSHDLRNPLNVAEGKLQLAQETGDFEHLDEVAKAHNRMRNLIDELLRLARGEELALTVVSIGEIAEQAWETVSSESTELIVDADAEIRAHESQLQRLFENLFWNAIDHGNASTIRVGLLDDGAFIEDDGPGIPPTERKTVFESGYSTDEGSPGYGLSIVKGIAENHNWEIKITESDEGGARFELTGIDR, from the coding sequence ATGGATGACCAAATCCTCGTTCTCCACATCGATGATGATGAACAAACGTCTGAGTTGACCGCAGAGTTCCTGGAACGAATATCCGACAGCTTCAACGTGCGTACGGAAACCAATCCACGCGAAGTACTAGGCCAGTTATCTGCGGAGCCTATCGACTGCGTCATCAGCGATTACCAGATGCCCGAAATGGACGGAATCAAGTTACTCAGCGCCGTTCGCGAGGAGTATCCCAATCTGCCGTTCATCCTGTTCACGGGGAAGGGAAGCGAAGAGGTCGCCTCCGAAGCCATAGATGCAGGCGTAACATCCTACGTCCAGAAAGGCGGAACCGAAGTGTACGACCAACTCGCAAACTCTATTCAGAACGCGGTCAGTCGGCGCCGATCCGAGCGACGAGCGCGAATCGCACAAGATCGGCTGCTTGCTCTCTACGAGCAAACCGACGGGTTCTACATCCTCAATTCAGAGTGGCGAATCATCTACTGGAATCAAACGATTGCAAACAGAACAGGCTTATCGGCTGACGATGCCCTCAATGAGACCTTCTGGGACGTGTTCCCTGATGCCACTGAGACTGAGACGTATGACTGCTTCCAGAATGCGATGGCCGCTGGCGACCCGACTGAGTTCGAAACCTATTACGAACCCCTCGGGTACTGGGCTGAAGTCCGAGCGTATCCCGTCGAGGATGGCCTCTTCGTACACTCCCGGGACATCACCCAGAACCGAGAGCGCGAGCAGGAAATGGAGCGGCGAAATCACATCCTCGAATCGTTTGCAAACACGGTTTCGCACGACCTTCGAAACCCCCTCAACGTGGCTGAAGGGAAACTCCAATTGGCACAAGAGACGGGTGATTTCGAGCACCTTGACGAAGTCGCAAAAGCACACAATCGGATGCGGAACCTCATCGACGAGCTGCTTCGATTGGCTCGCGGAGAGGAGTTAGCACTCACAGTGGTATCAATCGGGGAGATCGCTGAGCAAGCATGGGAGACGGTCTCCTCGGAATCAACAGAGCTAATCGTTGACGCGGACGCGGAGATACGAGCGCACGAATCACAGTTACAACGGCTCTTCGAGAACCTCTTTTGGAACGCCATCGACCACGGGAACGCGTCAACGATTCGAGTCGGCCTGCTCGATGATGGCGCCTTCATCGAGGATGACGGCCCAGGGATTCCCCCGACGGAGCGCAAAACGGTGTTCGAGTCGGGATACTCAACAGACGAGGGGAGTCCAGGCTACGGGCTCTCAATCGTGAAAGGGATCGCTGAAAACCATAACTGGGAGATCAAAATCACCGAGAGCGATGAAGGCGGTGCGCGCTTCGAACTCACGGGAATCGATCGCTAA
- a CDS encoding DUF7351 domain-containing protein — translation MTDGGFDQETAFSLLADETRVRIIKELGNATVSPDTGIPRLSYVDLKSRMNVRDSGRFNYHLQKLLGNYVAKEESGYRLRWPGMVLYRALVAGLLTSQADLSIDRFSVGTDCHRCGEPVEAHLYETLFRVRCWSCDANYTDIYVPTQGLVGKTPGEKLRTVHRRSRTVLSAMTAGQCPWCANEVAVEIRSGEGTLPSLHDTRDLDVYAIYRCTNCTGFHYLPVSQVLLYHPATMAFYHDHGKDLTEIPKWKLRWAVTDDTTEIRETDPWSFIVRIPLADDEFVAELDDNLDVVDTRAQADHQ, via the coding sequence ATGACCGACGGAGGGTTCGATCAGGAGACCGCGTTTTCACTTCTCGCGGACGAGACCCGAGTTCGAATCATCAAAGAACTCGGGAACGCGACCGTCTCGCCCGATACAGGCATCCCGCGTCTTTCGTATGTGGATCTAAAGTCGCGTATGAACGTCCGGGATTCGGGCCGATTCAACTATCACTTACAGAAACTGCTCGGAAACTACGTCGCCAAAGAGGAGTCCGGCTACCGACTTCGGTGGCCCGGTATGGTGTTGTACCGCGCGCTCGTCGCCGGTCTTCTCACAAGCCAGGCCGACCTCTCTATCGATCGCTTTTCTGTCGGTACCGACTGTCATCGCTGCGGCGAACCTGTCGAAGCCCATCTCTACGAGACACTGTTCCGCGTTCGGTGCTGGTCCTGTGACGCGAACTACACGGACATCTATGTCCCAACCCAGGGCTTAGTCGGGAAGACTCCCGGTGAGAAACTCAGAACGGTCCATCGACGGAGTCGAACTGTCCTGAGTGCCATGACTGCTGGTCAGTGTCCGTGGTGTGCGAACGAGGTCGCAGTCGAAATTCGCTCCGGCGAAGGAACGTTGCCCTCGCTTCACGACACCCGAGACCTCGACGTCTACGCAATCTACCGATGTACTAACTGCACTGGATTCCACTACCTTCCCGTCTCACAGGTCCTCCTGTATCACCCGGCAACAATGGCTTTCTACCACGATCACGGGAAAGACCTGACCGAAATCCCGAAGTGGAAACTCCGATGGGCAGTTACCGACGACACAACTGAGATACGTGAAACCGATCCGTGGAGTTTCATCGTTCGCATACCGCTTGCAGACGACGAATTCGTTGCAGAGCTCGACGATAATCTCGACGTCGTCGACACACGTGCACAAGCAGACCATCAATAA
- a CDS encoding sugar phosphate isomerase/epimerase family protein codes for MAFSDAVEMVSQADCDFVEVLFDGRAHPDHVETTLGPALDDAPSVGLVAHLPFTVPVWSPFSGQRHGVLETHRDCLDAAATLNAEAAVVHPSHAAMGDAYDEPAITEGVIDSLTELIAYGDQLGVEVCVENIQAGPFTLDGLTHVVEETPAGLVVDTGHARVSGDGSEKLTKFVAEYRERIEHVHLNDTRGPSDEHLPLGAGTIDFDSLIAALGPEWTGRLCAEVITGDRPSLEQSLDRLSTYSTQCRD; via the coding sequence GTGGCGTTCAGTGACGCGGTCGAAATGGTGTCCCAAGCGGACTGCGATTTCGTCGAAGTCCTATTCGACGGCCGTGCGCACCCGGATCATGTCGAAACGACACTCGGCCCCGCGCTCGATGACGCGCCGAGCGTCGGACTGGTCGCACACCTCCCATTCACCGTGCCGGTCTGGTCCCCATTCAGCGGGCAACGGCACGGAGTCCTGGAAACACACAGAGACTGTCTCGATGCAGCCGCCACCCTCAACGCCGAAGCAGCGGTCGTACACCCGTCCCACGCCGCCATGGGAGACGCTTACGACGAGCCAGCGATCACCGAGGGGGTCATCGACTCACTGACCGAACTAATTGCCTACGGCGACCAACTCGGTGTCGAGGTATGCGTCGAGAACATTCAAGCCGGGCCGTTCACGCTCGACGGACTCACACACGTTGTCGAGGAGACACCTGCCGGTCTGGTAGTCGATACAGGACACGCCCGGGTATCGGGAGACGGAAGCGAGAAACTCACGAAGTTCGTCGCCGAATACCGTGAGCGAATTGAGCATGTGCACCTCAACGATACGCGCGGCCCGAGCGACGAACACTTGCCGCTCGGAGCGGGGACAATCGACTTCGACTCGCTCATAGCCGCACTCGGCCCGGAGTGGACCGGCCGTCTCTGTGCTGAGGTGATTACCGGCGACCGGCCATCGCTCGAACAGAGCCTCGACAGACTTTCAACGTACTCCACGCAATGCCGTGATTGA
- a CDS encoding adenylosuccinate synthase, which yields MNATLIGSGFGDEGKGRMTDIFSAGADIVVRFQGGNNAGHTITVDGEEYALRLVPSGVVRGKTGVLGNGCVVNLETLFTELDSLRDRGLNPEIYVSKRSHVVFPYHRVLDQAEETAKDDDATAVGTTGNGIGPAYADKTSRRGIRIGELLDPETLRTRLEHVVPQKRAVAEAVFDIETGDEFDVETLFERFRTYSQRLKREDIVVDVSSFLAQREDAAIVFEGAQGTQLDLDHGIYPFVTSSNPTAGGAIVGTGVSPQTVSDGEIIGVVKAYLSRVGSGPMPTEFDEEDAADFREQAGEFGTVTGRPRRTGWLDLPLLRYATRVNGFTAITLSHLDVLAGLDELRVCDAYELDGECIDTAPTSPDEWSQCEPQYEEFETWGDHDWLALAEDGYEALPEEVRAYAEYVSNELGVPIYALGVGPGREATIIQENPLTQRRTPKRET from the coding sequence GTGAATGCGACACTAATCGGGTCGGGGTTCGGGGACGAAGGAAAAGGGAGGATGACCGATATTTTCAGTGCTGGTGCAGACATTGTCGTTCGCTTTCAGGGCGGGAACAACGCAGGCCACACGATTACTGTCGACGGTGAGGAGTACGCGCTCCGCCTCGTTCCAAGCGGCGTTGTCCGAGGGAAGACAGGCGTCCTCGGCAACGGCTGTGTTGTGAACCTCGAAACACTGTTCACTGAACTCGATAGCCTCCGTGATCGGGGACTGAACCCCGAAATATACGTCTCTAAGCGGTCCCATGTCGTCTTCCCGTACCATCGCGTACTCGACCAAGCAGAGGAGACTGCAAAAGACGACGACGCGACCGCAGTCGGAACAACGGGCAACGGTATCGGACCCGCGTACGCGGACAAAACCAGTCGTCGTGGAATCCGAATCGGCGAGTTACTTGACCCAGAAACATTGCGAACGCGTCTTGAACATGTCGTCCCGCAGAAGCGGGCGGTCGCGGAGGCAGTCTTCGATATTGAGACCGGTGATGAGTTCGACGTAGAAACACTATTCGAGAGGTTTCGGACTTACAGTCAGAGACTCAAACGCGAAGACATTGTTGTAGACGTGAGCTCATTCCTCGCTCAGCGTGAGGACGCCGCCATTGTCTTCGAGGGCGCACAAGGGACGCAGCTCGATCTCGACCACGGGATATATCCGTTCGTGACATCATCGAACCCGACCGCCGGCGGTGCAATCGTCGGTACGGGGGTTTCACCGCAGACTGTCTCCGACGGCGAAATTATCGGTGTCGTGAAGGCGTATCTCTCGCGGGTTGGAAGCGGACCGATGCCGACCGAGTTCGATGAGGAGGACGCCGCGGATTTCCGCGAGCAAGCAGGCGAGTTCGGCACTGTGACCGGGCGGCCGCGACGCACCGGCTGGCTGGACCTTCCACTGTTGCGGTATGCGACCCGCGTCAATGGGTTCACGGCAATCACACTCAGCCACCTCGATGTGTTAGCGGGCCTTGACGAGCTGCGAGTCTGTGACGCGTACGAGTTAGATGGAGAATGCATCGATACGGCCCCCACTTCACCAGATGAGTGGAGTCAGTGTGAACCCCAGTACGAGGAGTTCGAGACGTGGGGCGACCACGACTGGCTCGCATTGGCCGAGGACGGCTACGAGGCGCTACCCGAGGAAGTCAGAGCGTACGCGGAGTACGTCAGTAATGAACTCGGGGTGCCGATATACGCTCTCGGCGTTGGTCCTGGTCGGGAGGCGACGATCATCCAAGAGAATCCGCTCACGCAGCGACGAACGCCTAAGCGGGAGACCTGA
- a CDS encoding CPBP family intramembrane glutamic endopeptidase produces the protein MFPNLAVFRSRIERHRIPAFLLVVFAWTWVWDAVYYAFGWWDFLPVYINSFPRQWGLPIGAVLVVWASDVPLREWLGRVFQWRLNPWYYIGAILLPLIIGNVQQVLLALGGGSVSYSPPAPLHLLFVFFLLNVFLLGGVEEFGWRGFLQPQFQERMSVLTASLAVGVLWWAWHLPLFFGHPNFTPDALFLVEYTTFVLGASTVLGALVNITKGAVIPAVFMHAAINVGSILVGSGGKLDGLLSVSLVVGSGAWWLIAAVLVGLYGRSMTPESPIEPLS, from the coding sequence ATGTTCCCTAATCTGGCTGTGTTCCGATCACGCATCGAACGACACCGGATTCCGGCCTTCTTGCTTGTCGTCTTCGCCTGGACGTGGGTGTGGGACGCGGTGTACTATGCGTTCGGCTGGTGGGACTTCCTCCCGGTCTACATTAACTCCTTCCCGCGACAGTGGGGGCTCCCAATCGGCGCAGTACTCGTCGTCTGGGCGAGTGACGTCCCGCTTCGGGAGTGGCTCGGCCGCGTGTTCCAGTGGCGGCTCAATCCGTGGTATTACATCGGAGCAATCCTTCTCCCGTTGATCATCGGGAACGTCCAGCAGGTACTTCTCGCCCTCGGCGGTGGGTCGGTGAGCTACTCGCCGCCAGCCCCGCTTCACCTGCTATTCGTATTCTTCTTACTCAATGTCTTCCTCCTCGGTGGCGTCGAGGAATTCGGGTGGCGCGGATTCCTCCAACCACAGTTCCAAGAACGGATGTCGGTGTTAACGGCGAGTCTCGCGGTCGGAGTGCTGTGGTGGGCATGGCATCTTCCTCTGTTTTTCGGTCATCCAAATTTCACACCTGACGCGCTGTTCTTAGTGGAGTATACGACGTTTGTCCTCGGCGCCTCTACTGTCCTCGGTGCGCTCGTCAATATCACAAAAGGCGCAGTCATCCCGGCTGTGTTTATGCACGCCGCAATCAACGTCGGGAGCATTCTAGTGGGCTCCGGTGGCAAGCTAGACGGGTTACTGTCGGTTTCACTGGTCGTTGGCTCGGGTGCGTGGTGGCTAATCGCCGCCGTTCTGGTAGGGCTGTACGGGCGCTCGATGACCCCCGAATCCCCAATTGAGCCGCTCTCGTAG
- a CDS encoding ArsR/SmtB family transcription factor, protein MSESQSETPGNVDRGQLERLYDQNPDDTIQELLEFREDSAVIEDEYTIFQALANEDRIRLLEALREGEFCGCELMVILDAPQSTVATHLRKLRQAGLVKCRKKGKWNYYRIADTAVIELLDLAKAIEVD, encoded by the coding sequence ATGAGCGAGTCGCAGTCTGAGACCCCGGGGAACGTTGATCGAGGCCAACTGGAGCGGCTCTACGATCAGAATCCAGATGATACAATTCAGGAGCTGCTCGAATTCCGGGAGGATTCGGCAGTCATCGAAGACGAGTATACGATTTTTCAAGCTCTTGCGAACGAAGATCGAATTCGTCTCCTTGAGGCCCTCCGCGAGGGGGAGTTTTGTGGTTGTGAGCTGATGGTCATTCTCGATGCTCCGCAGTCAACCGTTGCCACTCACCTCCGGAAACTCCGGCAAGCCGGGCTCGTAAAGTGTCGTAAGAAGGGTAAGTGGAACTACTACCGGATTGCTGATACCGCAGTCATCGAACTGCTGGACCTTGCAAAAGCGATCGAAGTCGACTGA
- a CDS encoding ArsR/SmtB family transcription factor, translating into MTKTESPDPDLCSSLGQIYEDPVARVEVLREDSPPREEATQKERIFKALANTDRVRILDTLRESACCTCELQAALDAPQSTIATHLQNLKRAGLVQSEKDGRWTYYRIEDDAVREVLDAASTIQEGSE; encoded by the coding sequence ATGACAAAAACAGAATCCCCTGACCCAGATCTCTGCAGTAGTCTAGGACAGATATACGAAGATCCAGTAGCTCGAGTCGAAGTACTCCGAGAGGACTCTCCACCTCGGGAAGAAGCCACTCAGAAAGAACGTATTTTCAAGGCCTTAGCCAACACGGACAGGGTCCGAATTCTCGACACTCTTCGGGAATCAGCCTGTTGTACTTGCGAACTTCAGGCTGCGTTGGACGCCCCCCAATCTACAATCGCTACTCACCTCCAGAACCTCAAACGTGCCGGGCTCGTGCAATCCGAAAAGGACGGCCGTTGGACGTACTACCGCATCGAAGACGACGCTGTACGCGAGGTCCTCGATGCCGCCTCGACCATTCAGGAGGGATCTGAATGA
- a CDS encoding permease, which yields MISPELSASLVESWNFFIHLAITLVPLFIGASFLVGLAQEYFPPEKVERKLQGYNEGTGNVAAAGFGAITPFCSCSTVPVLSGLLQAGAPLGLAFSFLLASPLVNEIAVLLLLGAFGLKVTIWYIATTITAAIIGGIIIGRLGLIEDVKDIELNSDRDQSVATDGGTVECCASSPDTRVTHREHFEKAAREAGTFFKETLPYLLLGMTIGALVHNVVPAEILQAVLGSQNPVAVPLAALFGAPIYVSMSGMLPTAVVLHEQGIAIGTVLAFVIGGAGVSIPNLILLNKLFKRRLLLAYAGTVVVIGVLVGVSFNAFLI from the coding sequence ATGATCTCACCGGAGCTCTCCGCATCCTTAGTGGAGTCCTGGAACTTCTTCATCCATCTAGCAATCACCCTTGTTCCTCTGTTCATCGGTGCATCCTTCCTCGTAGGGCTTGCCCAAGAGTACTTCCCGCCAGAAAAAGTCGAACGGAAACTCCAGGGGTATAATGAGGGAACTGGAAACGTCGCCGCCGCAGGGTTCGGTGCAATCACCCCATTCTGTTCGTGTTCGACCGTCCCTGTGTTGAGTGGGCTCCTCCAAGCAGGTGCTCCGCTCGGGCTGGCGTTCTCGTTCCTACTCGCCTCACCGCTGGTCAACGAGATTGCAGTCCTCCTTCTCCTCGGAGCCTTCGGTCTCAAAGTAACGATCTGGTACATCGCAACCACGATCACTGCGGCAATCATCGGCGGTATCATCATCGGCCGGCTAGGGCTCATTGAGGACGTCAAAGACATTGAATTGAACAGCGACAGGGATCAATCCGTGGCTACTGACGGAGGAACAGTCGAATGTTGTGCCTCCTCGCCAGACACCCGGGTAACCCACCGCGAACACTTCGAAAAAGCCGCTCGTGAAGCAGGGACCTTCTTCAAAGAGACCCTTCCGTACCTCCTCCTCGGTATGACTATTGGTGCTCTTGTCCACAACGTCGTTCCCGCTGAAATCCTGCAGGCCGTTCTGGGGTCGCAGAATCCGGTCGCAGTTCCACTTGCTGCCCTCTTCGGAGCACCAATTTACGTCAGTATGAGTGGGATGCTCCCTACTGCGGTGGTGCTGCATGAACAGGGTATCGCCATTGGCACTGTCCTGGCATTTGTGATCGGTGGTGCTGGCGTTAGCATTCCGAACCTGATTCTGCTGAACAAGCTGTTCAAGCGCCGACTGCTTCTGGCCTACGCCGGAACGGTCGTAGTAATTGGTGTTCTCGTCGGCGTGAGCTTCAACGCATTCCTTATCTAA
- a CDS encoding SWIM zinc finger family protein — MHPVTQLNFSTRVIKRAQYEALEFSIHPEARGVLVRNESHADPENHEYHVTVLNGVPSNCECPANAKYSGACKHRVGVAIQPMILEVLARCKPDPLGLIADGGTPQPESTDPSPEVTTGEACEDECACADLPGEFPCWECYRSGHREFPDDDREARRTQT, encoded by the coding sequence ATGCATCCAGTAACACAACTCAACTTTAGCACGCGCGTCATCAAACGAGCCCAGTACGAAGCCCTCGAATTCTCCATTCACCCCGAGGCAAGGGGTGTGCTCGTTCGCAATGAAAGTCATGCTGACCCGGAAAACCACGAATACCACGTAACAGTCCTGAATGGAGTACCCAGTAATTGTGAGTGCCCAGCTAACGCGAAGTACAGTGGCGCCTGCAAACACCGCGTCGGGGTCGCGATACAGCCCATGATTCTTGAGGTACTCGCACGCTGCAAGCCCGACCCGTTAGGATTGATTGCTGATGGTGGCACTCCACAACCGGAGTCCACAGACCCGAGTCCAGAGGTGACTACTGGTGAAGCATGCGAGGACGAGTGTGCGTGTGCGGACCTCCCTGGGGAGTTTCCGTGCTGGGAGTGCTACCGAAGTGGTCATCGAGAATTCCCAGACGACGATCGTGAGGCCCGGAGAACACAGACGTAA